In Cucurbita pepo subsp. pepo cultivar mu-cu-16 chromosome LG10, ASM280686v2, whole genome shotgun sequence, the DNA window ATTGCGCCGACATGAACTTCATTTTCCAACTGGTATTTGCATGGGGAGTTGGAAATACCACACTTTCTCAACACTCACACATGTGGAGATTAGGGTTTGGAGACACGAATTAATGAAATGTACATCAATtgaggagaagaacgaagcattctttcaAAAGTGTGAAAAACCTCTCCAAAGTAggcatgttttaaaaacttcgtATGAGCTtgaaggggtgaattgtgagatctcacacggTGGTTagcagacgagttttaaaatttttgagggaaaacccgaaaggaaaagctcaaataagacaatatctgcataAGAATAAGAATGTGGTCGAAAATATTCCATTATGGGAGTAGGGGTACAAATGAGAAACTAAATCCTTGAGCAGCCATACCCCATAACCTAACcttgcttcttttattttgtctctttgcctctctctctgtctATTAATATTGTCTCTGCTATCTGCCACCGCCACTGTGTGTGTTGCGTGCAAGCTTTGATAGTGAAAAGTCACTTTCACTTAAAGGTACGATCTTTACTTCCCCTactcctcctcttccaccaATCTAATAAAACCAAACCCCATACAATGCATTTTTCTACTTATTATTACACTTCATTAAAAGTTGATGAGTTAGGATCGAGTCTACATCTTCTAAAGGACAACCCACGTCAAGGATTATTGAGTAGAATAGTCCCACGTCGACTGATTAAGAGAAATATCATGAATTTAGGAGCAAGAACGGATGatttgagtttgaaattttggggTTGGGTTTTTTTGTGGTGTAAAAATGGTAAGTATTATATATGTGAGGGAAGAGTtgattaaaaagataaaaaggggacaataaataataatcccTCGAGTCAATCCAAAACTCACCTTATTTTGGCCAATATAAGTAAAGCTTGCAATTATTATACCCCATCACCATTTTCCAATCAAAATTAAGCCTCCATTTCATATTCCTATtgactttgaaaaaaaaaaaaaaaaaaaaaaaNaaaaaaaaaaaaaaaaaaaaaaaaaaaggggtgtGTATGCTGAGCAAAAGATTCTAATTCAGCCCCCAACATCCATTCCTTTTCATCTTCCCTCACCAACTTTCTTCAAAAACCCATTCCTCTTGTGGGGtttcataaaaattgaatctttGAATAGCcctataaaattcaagaacagGGTATTCAGAGACAGATATCGTCATGGCTTCATCAAACAGTCACTGGCCAAGCATGTTCAAGTCCAAGCCCTGCAATTCCCATCACCAATGGCAACATGACATCAACTGCCTCAGATCTGCCCCTTACAACACaggttcttcttcaatttctgtctgtctgtctgtctctgtgtttttttttttttagttgttattatgttttgatcaatttttgtgtttgtttttacAGTTGTTGGTGGATATGAAGAGAAAAGTCCAGACCCAAAGCCAAGATGGAATCCAAAGCCTGAACAAATTAGGATTCTTGAAGCGATTTTCAATTCAGGGATGGTGAATCCTCCAAGagatgaaattagaaaaattcgAGGTCAGTTACAAGAATATGGCCAAGTGGGTGATGCCAatgttttttattggtttcaaaacagaaaatcaaGAAGCAAAAACAAACTCCGCCATCTCCATAACTCCAAATCCAATCATAATTCCccaaccaccaccaccaccgccgccgccgccgctcctacaacaacaacaacaaaaacaactaCTCTTTCTCCCACCGCCGCCAACCCCACCAACCCCACCAACCCCGCCGCCacttgttcttcctcttcttcctccgaCAAATCCTCTCCCAAAATATCACCCATGAAAAGTTTCACCTCCAATTCGGTGTCTCAGAGCTACCTTCAACAACCCACCAACGAGCTCTTGCCTgaatccttcttcttcccaatGCCACAAACCGGCGACGGCGGCGGTGTAATCTCTAATTTGGGTCAAGGGTTTTGCTTTTCTGAGCTTTGTAGTGTAGTGCAACACGTTCCTGACCATGGGTTCGAATCTTGCACAAACCTGTTGCTGAGTGAGTCTGATCCATTTAAGAAAGATTTGATGAAGTCACAGCCACAGCCACAGCCACAGTTCATGAATTATCATCCTTATTTGGATATCTCTACGGATCAAAGCCTTCCCCAAACAACAATTTCCACCGCAATTCCtcaaggtaaaaaaaaaaaatattttttttttcatttatttcataaaaggAAGGATTTTGTGAAATGGGTTTGAGAGTAAATAAACAAAGGATgttaaaaaggtaaaaaagttgaaatttttgagAGATATGTGTATGATTTAGGTTATGATTTGAAGAATGTAGCGTTAGATGGACGTATGCATGGGGGTTTGAGCAGGAATGATTGTGTGTTTGCAGGTGTAGGTGAAGTTTATGGAGTAGGAGGGAAATCAACGGTGTTCATCAATGGTGTAGCGTTCGAGGTTGGTTGTGGGCCGTTTAATGTTCGTGAGGCTTTTGGTGATGATGCCGTTCTGATTCACTCCACCGGTCAGCCTGTCCTGACCAATGACTGGGGCCTCACTCTCCACTCACTCCAACATGGCGCTTACTATTATCTGGTTGGCCCTTTGCTTCTATCACCTCCTCTTTACTTTTATTACTCATTTCTTTGGTTTATGATATTCACTTTGCATTTGCAGATataagaagaacaagaagaagaagtacTGGGAATAATGTTAGCTGCTGCATGTGCTTCTTTGCTTAGTTAGGGTTTAAATTTTACTGTTTGTGACCGacctttatttataaatccatgatgcAACCTAATTTGTATCGACCCGTTTATATCCAAGTTTTCTATGTGTGCAGAAACACCACCTCCCGTCTAACTTGCATGTGTTAAGCATGCCGTCAGTGTTCATCCTGAGCCAGAATGGCTCCATGAgattgagattaaaaaaaaatgaacttggGCTCACCGCCAAATTAGATGATATCATTTGGTTCAAACGCTACCaggtttttagggttttttttgcttgtttcttgttcttgaaatgaaaccctaatttcattTCAAGTTGCCAAATTTGTTGAGTCAAAAAGGTACTGGCTTTGCACTTCAGTTACTTTTTTGGTTTGCACccactttaaattaaaaccaCTACCTTGGGCTAGTTAAGGCAGTGCTTAATTATTATCCCTTGTTTAATCAAATTCAGCAAGTTTTATTGCTTTGTAATCCCTGGTTTtaaattgtttcaaatttggttttggttttggtttttccttATTGCAATGAAATTGATTGCTGATATCAATATAGACTTTAATCATTGTTTTAAGAGTGTAATCCTTTTTCATAGTAATAGTTCAGCTTCTTTCATGGTGAAAGAGAGGGATAAACAAACTCAACTCTTTGATTATACTTTTCCGAAGAAAACCGTTTAGAAACAAGATCGGATATTATTCTAGTTTGTCTTCGAGCTAAAATTGTCTCAGCGCTCTGCCCATGGTAAAATACTTCCCCACATCTCTTGGTTTTTTGGATCTTCCTTATAGTATTTAA includes these proteins:
- the LOC111803909 gene encoding WUSCHEL-related homeobox 9-like — encoded protein: MASSNSHWPSMFKSKPCNSHHQWQHDINCLRSAPYNTVVGGYEEKSPDPKPRWNPKPEQIRILEAIFNSGMVNPPRDEIRKIRGQLQEYGQVGDANVFYWFQNRKSRSKNKLRHLHNSKSNHNSPTTTTTAAAAAPTTTTTKTTTLSPTAANPTNPTNPAATCSSSSSSDKSSPKISPMKSFTSNSVSQSYLQQPTNELLPESFFFPMPQTGDGGGVISNLGQGFCFSELCSVVQHVPDHGFESCTNLLLSESDPFKKDLMKSQPQPQPQFMNYHPYLDISTDQSLPQTTISTAIPQGVGEVYGVGGKSTVFINGVAFEVGCGPFNVREAFGDDAVLIHSTGQPVLTNDWGLTLHSLQHGAYYYLI